One part of the Solanum dulcamara chromosome 8, daSolDulc1.2, whole genome shotgun sequence genome encodes these proteins:
- the LOC129901503 gene encoding protein PARTING DANCERS isoform X1, with protein MMNRGFRDSTPFSYPTSLSTSCSSGVCMMSSTWRDEQHPCFLNFISCFLNGNSFRLNIVPIAPDFIFNCGGLSVAFMFLTNWDGIDTESFFRKVQKLKEQFANFYVVITLPTKEQNDSLIYSYIKYRMQLGRPTFVPVRDLEMGFEKIVKIAHARGACKRQDALTKIKAEKEKSVQAMEIYLQVVTSIPGVDSHGANVLNQTIGSIEAIAKSSKEYLLETTDLSPTTAETITSFFRDPKFYLAPKIG; from the exons ATGATGAATCGAGGATTCAGAGATTCGACGCCATTTTCATATCCTACAAGCTTATCGACTTCAT GTAGCAGTGGCGTTTGTATGATGAGTAGCACATGGAGGGATGAACAGCACCCTTGCTTTCTCAATTTCATCTCTTGCTTTCTCAATGGAAATTCTTTCCGTTTAAATATTGTGCCTATTGCACCA GATTTTATCTTCAACTGTGGAGGTTTGTCGGTAGCTTTCATGTTTCTGACCAATTGGGATGGCATCGATACAGAATCTTTCTTTAGAAA AGTTCAGAAATTGAAGGAGCAGTTTGCAAACTTCTATGTTGTTATCACCCTTCCTACAAAGGAACAGAATGATTCGTTGATATACTCCTATATCAA GTATAGAATGCAACTTGGAAGGCCAACATTTGTTCCTGTACGAGATCTGGAGATGGGCTTCGAAAAAATTGTGAAGATAGCACATGCTCGTGGGG CATGCAAACGCCAGGATGCattgacaaaaataaaagcTGAG AAGGAAAAATCGGTACAGGCAATGGAGATTTACCTACAAGTGGTTACATCAATACCTGGGGTTGACAGCCATGGAGCAAATGTG CTTAATCAAACTATTGGTTCAATTGAAGCAATAGCTAAGTCATCGAAGGAGTACCTGTTGGAAACTACTGATCTTTCACCCACAACAGCTGAGACAATCACAAGCTTTTTCCGGGATCCAAAGTTTTATCTTGCTCCTAAAATTGGCTGA
- the LOC129900102 gene encoding phenylalanine ammonia-lyase-like — protein MDKLRAKLKSKSPVQHAPKEADKKIEEVTTHPNLPKFMDCGVFLAIFAEYLTDGISIPITALHAEFFRSRYVALLWNYGCRKSKNSYFEILEAITKLINNNITPCLPLCGTITASGDLVPLSYIAGLLTGRPNSKVVGPNGEKLNAEEAFRVAGVIGGFFELQPKKGLALVNGTTVDSGMASMVLFESNILAVMSEVLSAIFISIRLMKIEFWVDFLFAVMLCFLSFSFSS, from the exons atgGATAAACTACGtgcgaaattgaagtcgaaatctcCAGttcaacatgcacccaaagaagcAGACAAGAAGATTGAAGAGGTTACAACAcaccctaatctcccaaag tttat GGATTGTGGTGTTTTTCTGGCTAtttttgctgaatatcttactgatggaatttctattccaaTTACTGCACTACATGCCGAATTCTTCCGTTCAAGATATGTCGCACTATTGTGGAATTATGGTTGTCGAAAGTCCAAGAATAGTTAT TTTGAAATCTTGGAAGCAATTACAAAGttgatcaacaacaacataacccCTTGTTTGCCTCTATGTGGCACGATCACTGCCTCGGGTGATCTTGTCCCATTGTCCTACATTGCTGGTTTGCTCACTGGTAGGCCTAATTCCAAGGTTGTTGGACCCAATGGTGAGAAACTTAATGCTGAGGAAGCGTTCCGCGTTGCTGGAGTTATAGGTGGATTTTTTGAGTTGCAGCCTAAGAAAGGACTTGCACTTGTGAATGGTACAACAGTTGATTCTGGTATGGCATCAATGGTCCTGTTTGAGTCCAATATTCTTGCTGTTATGTCTGAAGTTTTGTCAGCGATATTCATCTCGATTCGCTTGATGAAAATCGAATTTTGGGTGGATTTTTTGTTCGCagttatgctctgttttttgagtttttctttttcttcataa
- the LOC129901503 gene encoding protein PARTING DANCERS isoform X2 — protein MMNRGFRDSTPFSYPTSLSTSCSSGVCMMSSTWRDEQHPCFLNFISCFLNGNSFRLNIVPIAPDFIFNCGGLSVAFMFLTNWDGIDTESFFRKVQKLKEQFANFYVVITLPTKEQNDSLIYSYIKYRMQLGRPTFVPVRDLEMGFEKIVKIAHARGACKRQDALTKIKAEEKSVQAMEIYLQVVTSIPGVDSHGANVLNQTIGSIEAIAKSSKEYLLETTDLSPTTAETITSFFRDPKFYLAPKIG, from the exons ATGATGAATCGAGGATTCAGAGATTCGACGCCATTTTCATATCCTACAAGCTTATCGACTTCAT GTAGCAGTGGCGTTTGTATGATGAGTAGCACATGGAGGGATGAACAGCACCCTTGCTTTCTCAATTTCATCTCTTGCTTTCTCAATGGAAATTCTTTCCGTTTAAATATTGTGCCTATTGCACCA GATTTTATCTTCAACTGTGGAGGTTTGTCGGTAGCTTTCATGTTTCTGACCAATTGGGATGGCATCGATACAGAATCTTTCTTTAGAAA AGTTCAGAAATTGAAGGAGCAGTTTGCAAACTTCTATGTTGTTATCACCCTTCCTACAAAGGAACAGAATGATTCGTTGATATACTCCTATATCAA GTATAGAATGCAACTTGGAAGGCCAACATTTGTTCCTGTACGAGATCTGGAGATGGGCTTCGAAAAAATTGTGAAGATAGCACATGCTCGTGGGG CATGCAAACGCCAGGATGCattgacaaaaataaaagcTGAG GAAAAATCGGTACAGGCAATGGAGATTTACCTACAAGTGGTTACATCAATACCTGGGGTTGACAGCCATGGAGCAAATGTG CTTAATCAAACTATTGGTTCAATTGAAGCAATAGCTAAGTCATCGAAGGAGTACCTGTTGGAAACTACTGATCTTTCACCCACAACAGCTGAGACAATCACAAGCTTTTTCCGGGATCCAAAGTTTTATCTTGCTCCTAAAATTGGCTGA
- the LOC129899608 gene encoding uncharacterized protein LOC129899608 codes for MPTIDLSRTPPCVTLFPSFRQRPKIQFSITNSPVNSFLYSFKPKRFHFLKPCSSLKETKKQQTLLKTPNKSPQSFRRVLNLNPKNGDDDDDNCERDSGSGDGDTAIKGTILAGLLIVGVVGGFGTVGYIYKDQINAFLNQFSGIIEGYGPAGYALFVAVYAGLEILAIPAIPLTMSAGLLFGSVTGTIIVSISGTVAASVAFLIARYFARERILKLVEGNKKFLAIDKAIGENSFKVVTLLRLSPLLPFSLGNYLYGLTSVNFVPYVLGSWLGMLPGSWAYVSAGAFGRAILQEESEIGLGGGIQQLLTLGVGLLFTALAAAYVTRLAKDAMKDIE; via the exons ATGCCCACCATTGATTTGAGCAGAACAcctccatgtgtcactctttttccttcttttcgACAACGACCCAAGATTCAATTTTCCATTACAAATTCACCTGTTAATTCGTTTCTGTATAGTTTCAAACCCAAACGATTTCATTTCTTGAAACCATGTTCTTCCTTAAAGGAAACCAAGAAACAGCAGACCCTTTTGAAGACACCAAACAAATCTCCTCAGAGCTTCAGGAGAGTGCTTAATTTGAACCCCAAAAatggtgatgatgatgatgataattgTGAGAGGGATAGTGGGTCAGGAGATGGTGATACTGCTATTAAAGGTACCATTTTGGCTGGTCTTTTGATTGTGGGTGTGGTTGGTGGATTTGGAACTGTTGGGTACATATACAAGGACCAGATCAATGCTTTCTTGAACCAGTTTTCTGGCATTATTGAAG GTTATGGGCCAGCTGGATATGCTCTTTTTGTTGCAGTTTATGCTGGACTAGAA ATCCTTGCAATACCTGCCATTCCGTTGACCATGTCGGCTGGTCTTCTATTTGGCTCTGTCACTGGGACCATCATTGTTTCCATTAGTGGAACG GTGGCGGCAAGTGTTGCGTTCTTGATTGCCAGATATTTTGCTCGCGAACGTATTCTTAAGCTGGTCGAAGGGAACAAGAAATTTCTTGCAATAGACAAAGCAATTGGAGAAAATAGTTTCAAAGTGGTTACTCTTCTCCGTTTGAGCCCTTTGCTTCCATTTTCTCTTGGGAATTATCTTTATGGACTTACCTCAGTCAACTTTGTACCATATGTTCTAGGAAG TTGGCTAGGAATGCTTCCTGGATCATGGGCTTACGTGAGTGCAGGTGCATTTGGCCGTGCAATTCTT CAAGAAGAATCTGAAATTGGCCTAGGAGGAGGAATCCAACAGCTACTGACCCTTGGAGTAGGCTTATTGTTTACAGCACTTGCTGCAGCTTATGTAACACGGCTCGCGAAG GACGCTATGAAAGATATTGAGTAG